The following are encoded in a window of Labrus bergylta chromosome 16, fLabBer1.1, whole genome shotgun sequence genomic DNA:
- the LOC110003550 gene encoding synaptic vesicular amine transporter-like — protein sequence MGLLSWLRQETRMKNMVLLVVFIALFLDHMLLSVVVPILPGYLYEAQILSSGNGSDFPLIGHLPRSVVYTPPHQNPASNCSEIGDQLDTVNIKVGLLLASKSTVQLFMNPFVGPLIDRIGYHLPMCAGFCITVLATILFAFSSSFILMLLARSVQGVGGSCLSVAGMAMLADMYKDEKERGRAMGISFSGLALGLIAGAPFGSLMYQFVGKMSPFLVLAVVAVLGGGLQSLIFQPSQVQTEKEKGTPLLTLLRDPYILIATGATFFTTLVISVIEAALPIWMMKTMCASKWHLGIVFLPDSISYLIATNIFGHLSQKYNKSWLCTCIGMIMAGITTISFRFSKNIYHLLVLNAFIGFSVGIVDSAMMPLMVPLF from the exons ATGG GCCTGCTGAGCTGGCTGAGGCAGGAGACCCGGATGAAGAACATGGTTCTGCTTGTTGTTTTCATCGCCTTGTTTCTGGACCACATGCTGCTCTCCGTGGTCG TGCCGATTCTTCCCGGTTACCTGTACGAAGCCCAGATCCTCTCTTCAGGGAACGGCTCAGACTTCCCACTCATCGGCCACTTACCACGATCTGTCGTTTATACCCCTCCACACCAAAACCCAGCTTCAAACTGCTCTGAAATCGGGGATCAGCTGGACACAGTGAACATCAAAGTGGGACTGCTGTTGGCATCAAAGTCCACCGTACAGCTCTTCATGAATCCGTTTGTTGGACCGCTCATCGACAG GATCGGATACCACCTCCCGATGTGTGCTGGCTTCTGCATCACCGTCTTGGCGACTATCT tgTTTGCGTTTTCATCGAGCTTCATCTTAATGCTGTTGGCCAGATCGGTGCAGGGTGTGGGCGGGTCCTGCTTGTCTGTTGCAG gAATGGCGATGTTAGCCGATATGTACAAAgatgagaaggagagagggcGTGCCATGGGAATATCTTTCTCTGGTTTGGCTTTGGGGTTGATAG cgGGTGCACCTTTCGGCAGCTTGATGTATCAGTTTGTGGGGAAGATGAGTCCGTTCCTGGTCCTGGCAGTCGTTGCGGTTTTGGGTGGAG GTTTACAGTCACTGATCTTTCAACCATCACAGGTGCAAACAGAG AAGGAAAAAGGGACTCCTCTGCTGACCCTCCTGAGGGATCCATACATACTTATAGCAACTG GAGCAACCTTTTTCACCACGTTGGTCATTTCAGTGATAGAGGCAGCCCTCCCTATCTGGATGATGAAGACCATGTGTGCAAGCAAATGGCATCTAG GCATCGTCTTCCTGCCAGACAGCATATCATACCTCATAGCAACAAATATCTTTGGTCACCTGTcacagaaatacaacaaaag CTGGCTGTGTACTTGCATTGGAATGATCATGGCAGGAATAACAACAATTTCT ttCAGATTTTCCAAGAACATCTATCACCTGCTTGTTCTGAACGCATTTATTGGCTTTTCAGTTG